TAGCCGGCATCGGTCGGGGCGTCGACCAGCGGCGTGCCCTCGGCCTCGTAGCGGGGCCGCGCCTCGTGCGCGAGCCCGGTCGGCGGGTGCCCGCCGGCCCGGAGCACGCGCCACCAGGGGAGCCCGGCGCCGTGGTAGCGCAGCACCATGCCCACCGCGCGGGCGCCGCGGCGGCCGAAGACGGCGGCGACGTCGCCGTAGGTCATGACGCGGCCCGACGGGATCTCGGCGACGACCTCGAGCACGCGGTCGGTGAACTCGCCCGGGGTGGCGAAGACGGCCACGCGCTAGAGCGCCAGCGCGCCGATGGCCTCGCCGTACTGGGTCTCGCCGATGACCTCGAAGCCGACGTGGGTGAAGAACTCCTCGGGGCCGTCCTCGCCCGGCTCCCACACGACCGTGAGCCGCTCGAAGCCGCGCGAGCGCGCCTCGTCCGCGAGCGCGAGGACCGCGAACCGGCCGACGCCGTGGCCCTGCGCGTCGGCGTCGACGTTGATGCGCCAGATGCAGCTGCGGAAGATCTCCTCGTGGGCCTCGGGGTCGAAGTTGCCCATGATGAAGCCGACGACCTCGCCGTCCTCCACGACCACGCGCGGCCACGCGGTGGTGGGGTTCACGTAGGCCTCGGCGATGGAGTGCGACACGGGGGCGACGTAGTTCTCCTGCCCCGGCTTGAGCGTCAGCGTGTTGGCCGCCACGATCGTGCGGGCGCTCAGCTCTTCGAGTGTCATGTCGCTCATGGCCACAGGGTATCGGGCGGGCCTCCGTCGGGCCAGGTGCCGCGGGCCCGGTCGGGAGGGCGTGCCGCGAGGCCGCGCGGGAGGCGGCGCGG
The genomic region above belongs to Clavibacter phaseoli and contains:
- a CDS encoding MGMT family protein; this encodes MAVFATPGEFTDRVLEVVAEIPSGRVMTYGDVAAVFGRRGARAVGMVLRYHGAGLPWWRVLRAGGHPPTGLAHEARPRYEAEGTPLVDAPTDAGYRVDLEAARWFP
- a CDS encoding GNAT family N-acetyltransferase, coding for MSDMTLEELSARTIVAANTLTLKPGQENYVAPVSHSIAEAYVNPTTAWPRVVVEDGEVVGFIMGNFDPEAHEEIFRSCIWRINVDADAQGHGVGRFAVLALADEARSRGFERLTVVWEPGEDGPEEFFTHVGFEVIGETQYGEAIGALAL